In Micromonospora sp. NBC_01813, the following are encoded in one genomic region:
- a CDS encoding DinB family protein translates to MQSPRVELLRWQFDLTWSLFEYHLERLAPGDFLAEPAPVCWTLRQADDGSWVPDWADAEPDPVPVPTIAWLSWHIGWWWTVAIDHVEGRTPPDRTDIRWPGGGEPTVNWLRELRTRWTALLGRLTDADLDRPVAYPWPAEAGLSLAHLAGWVNAELMKNAAEIGQLRMIRAAGSP, encoded by the coding sequence ATGCAGTCCCCCCGCGTTGAGCTGCTGCGCTGGCAGTTCGATCTGACCTGGTCGCTGTTCGAGTACCACTTGGAGCGACTGGCCCCGGGTGACTTCCTCGCCGAGCCGGCACCGGTCTGCTGGACGCTTCGGCAAGCGGACGACGGCAGTTGGGTGCCGGACTGGGCCGACGCCGAGCCGGATCCGGTCCCGGTGCCGACGATCGCCTGGCTCAGCTGGCACATCGGCTGGTGGTGGACCGTCGCGATCGACCATGTCGAAGGACGAACGCCACCTGACCGTACGGACATCCGCTGGCCGGGCGGTGGCGAGCCGACCGTCAATTGGCTTCGGGAGCTGCGTACGCGCTGGACGGCGCTGCTGGGCCGGCTCACCGACGCCGACCTGGACCGGCCCGTTGCCTATCCATGGCCCGCCGAGGCCGGGCTGAGCCTCGCCCACCTGGCCGGCTGGGTCAACGCGGAGCTGATGAAGAACGCCGCGGAGATCGGCCAGCTCCGCATGATCCGGGCGGCGGGCTCGCCCTAA
- a CDS encoding S1 family peptidase: MRIRSISSRSTRLLAVAVGAITAGVLALPPAGAAAPAVYTANELATVSDLVEASGVEGIAWYVDSASGRVVVTADSSVSRAELAKVRLAARGMAGAIRVERTSGVFTTLVSSGDPIYGSGGRCSLGFNVVSGSTYYFLTAGHCGEVVSTWYSNSAQSTLIGPTVDYSFPGDDYGLVRYDNPAQSHPGGFTVGDASVGQSVTRTGSTTGTHTGSVTGLNARVRYLGSGVVRGLIQTNVCAEPGDSGGPLYSGSTALGLTSGGSGNCRTGGTTFYQPVREAADAYDVTIY; this comes from the coding sequence GTGCGGATCCGTAGCATCTCGAGCAGGTCGACGCGGCTGCTCGCAGTAGCAGTCGGCGCGATCACCGCCGGCGTACTCGCCCTGCCACCCGCTGGGGCAGCCGCTCCCGCGGTCTACACCGCCAACGAACTCGCCACGGTCAGCGACCTGGTGGAAGCCTCCGGCGTCGAAGGCATCGCCTGGTACGTCGACAGTGCCTCCGGCCGCGTCGTGGTGACCGCCGACAGCAGCGTCTCGCGGGCCGAACTCGCGAAGGTCAGGCTGGCCGCTCGCGGGATGGCCGGCGCGATCCGGGTGGAGCGCACCTCCGGCGTGTTCACAACACTGGTCTCGTCCGGCGACCCGATCTACGGCAGCGGCGGCCGTTGCTCGCTCGGATTCAACGTCGTCAGCGGCAGCACCTACTACTTCCTCACCGCCGGGCACTGCGGCGAGGTGGTCAGCACCTGGTACAGCAACTCCGCGCAGAGCACCCTGATCGGCCCGACCGTCGACTACAGCTTCCCCGGCGACGACTACGGCCTGGTCCGCTACGACAACCCGGCGCAGAGCCACCCGGGCGGCTTCACCGTCGGCGACGCCTCCGTCGGACAGTCGGTGACCCGCACCGGCTCGACGACCGGCACCCACACCGGTTCGGTGACCGGCCTCAACGCCCGGGTCCGCTACCTGGGCAGCGGGGTCGTACGCGGTCTGATCCAGACCAACGTGTGCGCCGAGCCGGGTGACTCCGGTGGCCCGCTCTACTCCGGCTCCACCGCGCTCGGCCTCACCTCTGGCGGCAGCGGCAACTGCCGGACCGGCGGCACGACCTTCTACCAGCCGGTCCGTGAGGCGGCCGACGCGTACGACGTCACCATCTACTGA
- a CDS encoding FAD-dependent oxidoreductase, producing MIGSGIAGLVTARVLSDHVDRVTILERDRLPDDAVARRGAPQARHSHLLLAAGQRLLDGWFPRLAGALAAAGAVPLPAADLAWQPAGDDRMRLDLGRPAMSMSQPLLEGAIRQCLLRQRTNVSIVDRTAVDGLVVAAGRVTGVRVDAVTHHADLVVACPGRNTQFLDQLARLGFPAPDASAVHVDLAYASQVVRRDPNGLVGTAAVMLGDPSDSHRLGIMVPIEGERWMITLGSCDGEVPPSDPAEYGAFARSLPSPTIAEVLARAEPLSPVRTYRIPTDQRRHVERLDRIPSGFLVLGDAIRSVNPTSFQGVTSAALQARVLSQALDRYGAASPELPRVFYRQVGVVVDALADRRTPVGGLSSPPTGAVADGP from the coding sequence GTGATCGGGTCCGGCATCGCCGGCCTGGTCACCGCCCGGGTGCTCAGCGACCACGTCGATCGGGTGACGATCCTGGAACGGGACCGGCTGCCCGACGACGCGGTCGCGCGCCGCGGCGCGCCGCAGGCCCGGCACAGCCATCTGCTGCTCGCAGCCGGTCAGCGACTTCTTGACGGCTGGTTCCCCAGGCTCGCCGGGGCACTGGCGGCGGCCGGCGCGGTCCCGCTGCCCGCCGCCGACCTGGCGTGGCAGCCGGCCGGCGACGACCGGATGCGCCTCGACCTCGGCCGGCCCGCCATGTCGATGAGCCAGCCGCTGCTGGAGGGCGCCATCCGGCAGTGCCTGCTGCGGCAGCGGACCAACGTCTCCATCGTCGACCGGACAGCGGTGGACGGTCTCGTCGTCGCGGCCGGCCGGGTCACCGGTGTCCGGGTCGACGCCGTCACGCACCACGCGGACCTGGTCGTCGCCTGCCCGGGGCGCAACACCCAGTTTCTGGATCAGCTGGCCAGGTTGGGCTTTCCCGCGCCGGATGCCTCGGCGGTGCACGTCGACCTGGCGTACGCGTCGCAGGTGGTTCGTCGCGACCCGAACGGTCTGGTCGGCACGGCCGCGGTCATGCTCGGCGACCCGTCCGATAGCCATCGGCTGGGCATCATGGTGCCGATCGAGGGCGAACGGTGGATGATCACCCTGGGCTCCTGCGACGGTGAGGTGCCGCCGAGCGATCCGGCGGAGTACGGGGCCTTCGCCCGTTCGCTTCCGTCGCCCACGATCGCCGAGGTCCTCGCCCGAGCCGAACCGCTGAGCCCGGTGCGGACCTATCGGATACCCACCGACCAGCGCCGCCATGTGGAGCGGCTGGACCGGATCCCGTCCGGTTTCCTGGTGCTCGGCGACGCCATCCGCAGCGTCAACCCGACCTCCTTCCAAGGGGTGACGTCGGCGGCGCTGCAGGCCCGTGTTCTGAGCCAGGCGCTGGACCGCTACGGCGCCGCCTCGCCGGAGCTTCCTCGGGTCTTCTACCGGCAGGTCGGCGTCGTGGTCGATGCGCTCGCCGACCGGCGAACGCCGGTCGGCGGGCTGAGCAGCCCACCGACCGGCGCTGTCGCTGATGGTCCTTAG
- a CDS encoding ferredoxin reductase family protein yields MTLARWTLVGVVLVNLLILEISFFAYGQGKNSVLTIAKFFGLHAAMIMMLQLTLVARIPWLDRRLGMDRLTAWHRWLGFGLFWTVMLHATSVITGYATLYDMGFGETFLSLAGVLASLLGMIAAGIMIVVVGVSIRYVRRRLPYEAWHALHVLIYLALLAGLVHQFMEATTFSSTPATIYWWTLWALVIGSLIVNRAVMPLWRNAYHQFRVAAVVPEADNVVSVHVTGRHLDRLPARAGQFCIWRFPGHNRWWQANPFSLSSAPDGRSLRLTAKASGKTSAGLRHLKVGNRVFIEGPYGAFTNLHRKLDKTLLVAGGVGVTPIRALLEEATGSTVVLYRAAKEADAVLLGELQGLAADRGAQLHLLTGRTGAGSPPNRPFDPANLHALVPDITEREVFVCGPPALTSAVVDSVRAIGVPNAQIHAERFGLG; encoded by the coding sequence ATGACACTGGCGCGCTGGACGCTGGTCGGCGTGGTGCTGGTCAACCTGTTGATTCTCGAAATCTCCTTCTTCGCGTACGGCCAGGGAAAGAACTCGGTGCTGACGATCGCCAAGTTCTTCGGCCTGCACGCGGCCATGATCATGATGCTGCAGTTGACGCTGGTCGCCCGGATCCCCTGGCTGGACCGGCGACTCGGGATGGACCGGCTCACCGCCTGGCACCGCTGGCTCGGGTTCGGCCTGTTCTGGACCGTGATGCTGCACGCGACCTCGGTCATCACCGGCTACGCCACCCTCTACGACATGGGCTTCGGCGAGACGTTCCTCAGCCTGGCCGGGGTGCTCGCGTCCCTGCTCGGGATGATCGCCGCCGGCATCATGATCGTCGTGGTCGGCGTCTCCATCCGGTACGTGCGCCGACGCCTGCCGTACGAGGCCTGGCACGCGCTGCACGTACTCATCTACCTGGCGCTGCTGGCCGGCCTGGTCCACCAGTTCATGGAAGCCACCACCTTCTCGTCCACCCCGGCCACCATCTACTGGTGGACGCTGTGGGCGCTGGTGATCGGCTCCCTGATCGTCAACCGGGCCGTCATGCCGTTGTGGCGCAACGCGTACCACCAGTTCCGGGTGGCCGCGGTGGTCCCCGAGGCCGACAACGTGGTGTCGGTGCACGTCACCGGGCGGCACCTGGACCGGCTGCCGGCCCGCGCCGGCCAGTTCTGCATCTGGCGTTTCCCCGGCCACAACCGCTGGTGGCAGGCGAACCCGTTCTCGTTGTCGTCGGCGCCCGACGGGCGTTCGCTGCGGTTGACCGCGAAGGCCTCCGGTAAGACCAGCGCCGGGCTGCGGCACCTGAAGGTCGGCAACCGGGTCTTCATCGAAGGGCCGTACGGCGCCTTCACCAACCTGCACCGCAAACTGGACAAGACGCTGCTGGTCGCCGGCGGCGTCGGCGTCACCCCGATCCGGGCCCTGCTGGAGGAAGCCACCGGCTCCACAGTGGTGCTCTACCGGGCGGCCAAGGAGGCCGACGCCGTACTGCTCGGCGAACTGCAGGGGCTGGCGGCCGACCGGGGTGCCCAACTGCACCTGCTGACCGGCCGTACCGGGGCGGGCTCGCCGCCGAACCGGCCGTTCGACCCGGCGAACCTGCACGCGCTGGTGCCGGACATCACCGAACGTGAGGTGTTCGTCTGCGGGCCACCGGCGTTGACCTCGGCCGTGGTCGACAGCGTACGGGCCATCGGGGTGCCCAACGCGCAGATCCACGCCGAACGCTTCGGCCTGGGCTGA
- a CDS encoding adenylosuccinate synthase, with the protein MPAIVLLGAQWGDEGKGKVTDLLGERVHYVVRFSGGNNAGHTVITPDGQKYALHLMPSGALSPNAMIIIGNGVVVDPKVLLTEIDGLAERGVDVSRLRISGDAHLIMPHHRALDRVVERYLGSAKIGTTGRGIGPAYGDKVARMGIRVQDLLDPGILRKKLELALREKNQILFKVYNRKALDLDAVVEEYLEYAERLRPHIAETRAILWDALDRGETVLLEGAQATMLDMDHGTYPFVTSSNPTSGGACVGTGIPPTAITKVIGVTKAYTTRVGSGPFPTELFDANGEHLRKIGVEYGTTTGRERRCGWFDAVVGRYAVRLNGVTDLVVTKLDVLTGLPKVPICVGYEIDGERFDDMPMTQTGFHHAKPIYEEHDGWWEDITKARTEEELPVNARRYIARIEELCRARVSVVGVGPGREENVVRHDLL; encoded by the coding sequence ATGCCAGCGATCGTGCTGCTCGGCGCGCAATGGGGTGACGAGGGCAAGGGCAAGGTTACCGACCTGCTCGGTGAGCGGGTCCACTACGTGGTGCGGTTCTCCGGTGGCAACAACGCCGGACACACCGTCATCACGCCGGACGGGCAGAAGTACGCCCTGCACCTGATGCCCTCCGGCGCCCTCTCCCCGAACGCGATGATCATCATCGGGAACGGGGTCGTGGTCGACCCGAAGGTGCTGCTGACCGAGATCGACGGACTCGCCGAACGCGGCGTCGACGTCTCCCGGCTGCGGATCTCCGGTGACGCGCATCTGATCATGCCGCACCACCGTGCCCTGGACCGGGTGGTCGAGCGCTACCTCGGGTCGGCGAAGATCGGCACGACCGGGCGTGGCATCGGGCCCGCGTACGGCGACAAGGTGGCCCGGATGGGCATCCGGGTCCAGGACCTGCTCGACCCCGGCATCCTGCGCAAGAAGCTGGAGCTGGCGCTGCGGGAGAAGAACCAGATCCTGTTCAAGGTCTACAACCGCAAGGCCCTCGACCTCGACGCGGTGGTCGAGGAGTACCTCGAGTACGCCGAGCGGCTGCGCCCGCACATCGCCGAGACCCGGGCGATCCTCTGGGACGCCCTCGACCGGGGCGAGACCGTGCTGCTCGAAGGCGCCCAGGCCACCATGCTGGACATGGACCACGGCACCTATCCGTTCGTGACCTCGTCCAACCCGACCTCCGGGGGTGCCTGCGTCGGCACCGGCATCCCGCCGACCGCGATCACCAAGGTGATCGGGGTGACCAAGGCGTACACCACCCGGGTCGGCTCCGGCCCGTTCCCGACCGAACTGTTCGACGCCAACGGCGAGCACCTGCGCAAGATCGGCGTCGAGTACGGCACCACCACCGGGCGGGAACGCCGCTGCGGCTGGTTCGACGCGGTCGTCGGCCGGTACGCCGTACGGCTCAATGGGGTGACCGACCTGGTGGTCACCAAGCTCGACGTGCTCACCGGCCTGCCGAAGGTGCCGATCTGTGTCGGCTACGAGATCGACGGCGAGCGTTTCGACGACATGCCGATGACGCAGACCGGGTTCCACCACGCCAAGCCGATCTACGAGGAGCACGACGGCTGGTGGGAGGACATCACCAAGGCCCGTACGGAGGAAGAGCTGCCGGTGAACGCCCGCCGGTACATCGCCCGCATCGAGGAGCTGTGCCGCGCGCGGGTCAGCGTGGTCGGCGTCGGTCCGGGCCGTGAGGAGAACGTGGTACGCCACGACCTGCTCTGA
- a CDS encoding MinD/ParA family ATP-binding protein: protein MHEQTDPARMTGNGGATAEEPFWPPDEIVATSHSDRTIAVPLVPPPPPVAAGAGPAAPAAPGGPSGPTAPGAPPAEVRAADRDPELPQSPVSPWAQPPRRLATRPPGTPDDGPDQRGALAPAPRRSPEQPAPAADPVAMEPAADPVAAEAAGRPHPTPPRPGPTHPSSPHPGPNRPAPPPGQTPTPPPPPPPGPGRPTRPADVIPGQPGDVASVQPADPWAPPADSGPPPPATGWDDWTPTDDGGWSPPQPAPAPHQQAGTYQQIGPGVTELPRQPYEEVPGVHRMPAPPTPAVPGSAYPVPPGVLGSAADHAPYQPAPYQQPTPPPSYQQPAPPAQPPSYQPASYPPPGPLPPHPAGHVPYPAGPTPYAAGPDAPAGWPDDSFVPTAEEFAQRRATKPANPLASMGMRAALNRTTLGLVKLPPAQYEQEIRRDIEMVRRNFGGLRQVTVVNPKGGAGKTVAILMLAMTFGQKRGGYVLAWDNNETQGTLGMRAQQDFHSRTVRDMLRDLRQFQGAHGRVGDLSQYVRAQGEGMFDVLASDESATAGEMLTAAAFAEIREVVSRFYKLIFVDTGNNVRAQNWQAAIDATDQLVVTMSARNDSAEPAARMLDHLEQTGRQRLVRQAVTVISMPPSRREIDLEPIQRHFAARTRTVLLAPYERIIDSGEPIRYGQLSSTFRQSWLKIGAAVSEGL, encoded by the coding sequence GTGCACGAGCAGACCGATCCGGCGCGGATGACCGGCAACGGGGGCGCGACGGCCGAGGAACCGTTCTGGCCGCCGGACGAGATCGTCGCCACTTCCCACAGTGACCGGACGATCGCGGTGCCACTCGTGCCGCCGCCACCGCCGGTGGCGGCGGGTGCCGGACCGGCCGCGCCGGCAGCGCCGGGCGGACCGAGCGGGCCGACCGCGCCAGGCGCGCCACCGGCCGAGGTACGGGCGGCCGACCGCGACCCCGAGTTGCCGCAGTCGCCGGTCTCCCCCTGGGCGCAGCCGCCACGTCGACTGGCGACCCGCCCCCCGGGCACCCCCGACGACGGGCCGGACCAACGAGGCGCGCTGGCCCCGGCGCCACGCCGCTCGCCGGAGCAGCCGGCACCGGCCGCCGATCCGGTAGCGATGGAGCCGGCCGCCGATCCGGTGGCGGCGGAGGCCGCTGGTCGGCCTCATCCGACGCCGCCCCGCCCGGGGCCGACCCATCCCAGTTCGCCGCATCCTGGGCCGAACCGGCCGGCTCCCCCGCCGGGCCAGACCCCGACACCACCGCCACCACCGCCACCGGGTCCCGGCCGGCCGACCCGGCCCGCTGACGTCATCCCGGGTCAGCCCGGCGACGTGGCATCGGTGCAGCCTGCCGATCCGTGGGCCCCGCCGGCCGACTCCGGGCCGCCCCCGCCAGCGACCGGCTGGGACGACTGGACGCCGACGGATGACGGTGGCTGGTCGCCGCCGCAGCCCGCGCCGGCACCGCACCAGCAGGCTGGGACGTACCAGCAGATCGGTCCGGGCGTCACCGAGCTACCTCGGCAACCGTACGAGGAAGTGCCCGGCGTGCACCGGATGCCGGCACCACCCACGCCTGCCGTTCCCGGCTCGGCATACCCGGTGCCACCGGGTGTGCTGGGCTCGGCCGCCGACCACGCTCCGTACCAACCGGCGCCGTACCAGCAACCGACGCCGCCGCCGTCCTACCAGCAACCGGCACCGCCAGCGCAACCGCCGTCCTACCAGCCGGCGTCGTACCCGCCGCCTGGGCCGCTGCCCCCGCACCCGGCCGGTCACGTCCCCTACCCGGCCGGCCCGACGCCGTACGCCGCCGGGCCGGATGCGCCAGCCGGCTGGCCCGACGACTCGTTCGTGCCGACCGCGGAGGAGTTCGCACAGCGGCGCGCGACCAAACCGGCGAACCCACTCGCGTCGATGGGTATGCGGGCCGCGCTCAACCGCACCACGCTCGGCCTGGTGAAGCTGCCACCCGCGCAGTACGAGCAGGAGATCCGTCGGGACATCGAGATGGTGCGGCGCAACTTCGGTGGGCTGCGGCAGGTGACCGTGGTCAACCCGAAGGGCGGTGCCGGCAAGACGGTCGCCATCCTGATGCTGGCCATGACGTTCGGGCAGAAGCGCGGCGGCTACGTGCTCGCCTGGGACAACAACGAGACGCAGGGCACCCTGGGCATGCGCGCCCAGCAGGACTTCCACTCCCGCACCGTGCGCGACATGCTCCGCGACCTGCGCCAGTTCCAGGGGGCCCACGGCCGGGTCGGTGACCTGTCGCAGTACGTCCGGGCGCAGGGCGAGGGCATGTTCGACGTACTCGCCTCGGACGAGTCGGCCACCGCCGGTGAGATGCTCACCGCCGCTGCCTTCGCCGAGATCCGCGAGGTCGTCAGCCGCTTCTACAAGTTGATCTTCGTGGACACCGGCAACAACGTCCGCGCCCAGAACTGGCAGGCGGCGATCGACGCCACCGACCAGCTCGTGGTGACCATGTCCGCGCGCAACGACTCCGCCGAGCCGGCTGCCCGGATGCTCGATCACCTGGAGCAGACCGGCCGGCAACGGCTGGTCCGGCAGGCGGTCACGGTGATCTCCATGCCGCCGTCGCGCCGGGAGATCGACCTGGAGCCGATCCAGCGACACTTCGCCGCCCGGACCCGCACGGTCCTGCTCGCACCGTACGAGCGGATCATCGACAGCGGCGAACCGATCCGGTACGGGCAGCTGTCGTCGACCTTCCGTCAGTCCTGGCTCAAGATCGGTGCCGCGGTGTCGGAAGGGCTGTGA
- a CDS encoding DUF3151 domain-containing protein: MQNLLPEPPATLLPGDEQAEAALAEAAQVDTEEAYAAATGRHPTYSRAWAVLAQRAFAKGAVVTAYAYARTGYHRGLDQLRRSGWKGHGPVPWSHRPNQGFLACLHLLSRAAGEIGESDEAARCAQFLRDCDPAAGDALAGS, from the coding sequence ATGCAGAACCTGTTGCCCGAGCCGCCGGCCACTTTGCTTCCCGGCGACGAGCAGGCCGAGGCGGCACTCGCCGAGGCCGCCCAGGTGGATACCGAGGAGGCGTACGCCGCCGCCACCGGTCGTCACCCCACCTACAGTCGGGCGTGGGCGGTGCTTGCCCAGCGTGCGTTCGCCAAGGGCGCGGTCGTCACCGCGTACGCGTACGCGCGTACCGGGTATCACCGTGGGCTGGACCAGCTGCGTCGCAGTGGCTGGAAGGGTCACGGCCCGGTGCCCTGGTCCCACCGGCCCAACCAGGGTTTCCTTGCCTGCCTGCACCTGCTGTCGCGGGCGGCCGGGGAAATCGGCGAGTCCGACGAGGCGGCGCGGTGCGCGCAGTTCCTGCGCGACTGCGACCCGGCAGCCGGGGACGCCCTGGCCGGCAGCTGA
- a CDS encoding LOG family protein, translating into MPTPPPAELLEPHDTTPYEVESRAELDRHLAAGSLAGLTVQGLQFDVPPVPDLSDVDLADTLFLGCSFPSAQAEADLVRRGAHVVPPFAALPYPSHPPRLYTPADLAAGFTEHGPDGMYDNLVYQHFRQHGGALPEIREALAQRLHDHAIDNALADTTRAWIDAYGPSSVIGVMGGHAVLRGTSAYRLAAMLGWELTRAGRLVVTGGGPGVMEAANLGAYLSGYDAEDLAAAIDLLATAPDYADQRPYTAAALTVRDRYGADPYAESAAGSGTGDGLDWARAGGLAIPTWLYGHEPANLFAGRIAKYFCNAVREDTILRLARGGIVFAPGRAGTVQEVFQAATKTFYGTDGASGPYVFLDRAFWTETLPVQTVLGPLLALSPAGDLSPLIRLTDDVHEAVELLTATPLPPVVPAQATRSG; encoded by the coding sequence GTGCCCACGCCACCCCCCGCAGAACTACTCGAACCGCACGACACGACGCCGTACGAAGTGGAGTCCCGCGCCGAACTGGACCGCCACCTGGCCGCCGGCAGCCTCGCCGGGCTGACCGTGCAGGGCCTGCAGTTCGACGTGCCACCGGTGCCCGACCTGAGCGACGTCGACCTCGCCGACACGCTCTTCCTCGGCTGCTCGTTCCCGTCCGCGCAGGCCGAAGCCGACCTGGTCCGGCGCGGCGCGCACGTGGTGCCACCGTTCGCCGCACTGCCGTACCCGAGCCACCCGCCCCGGCTCTACACCCCCGCGGACCTCGCCGCCGGGTTCACCGAGCACGGCCCCGACGGCATGTACGACAACCTGGTCTACCAGCACTTCCGGCAACACGGCGGTGCCCTGCCGGAGATCCGGGAGGCGCTGGCCCAACGGCTGCACGACCACGCCATCGACAACGCGCTCGCCGACACCACCCGGGCCTGGATCGACGCGTACGGGCCGTCCTCGGTGATCGGGGTGATGGGCGGGCACGCCGTGCTGCGCGGCACCTCGGCGTACCGGCTGGCCGCCATGCTCGGCTGGGAGCTGACCCGGGCCGGACGCCTGGTCGTCACCGGCGGCGGGCCGGGCGTGATGGAGGCCGCCAACCTCGGCGCCTACCTGAGCGGGTACGACGCCGAGGACCTGGCCGCCGCCATCGACCTGCTCGCCACCGCACCGGACTACGCCGACCAGCGGCCGTACACCGCTGCGGCGCTGACGGTCCGCGACCGCTATGGCGCCGACCCCTACGCCGAGTCCGCCGCCGGCAGCGGGACCGGTGACGGGCTCGACTGGGCGCGGGCCGGCGGGCTGGCCATCCCCACCTGGCTGTACGGGCACGAACCAGCGAATCTGTTCGCCGGCCGGATCGCCAAGTACTTCTGCAACGCCGTCCGGGAGGACACCATCCTGCGGCTGGCCCGGGGCGGCATCGTCTTCGCTCCCGGCCGCGCCGGCACCGTGCAGGAGGTCTTCCAGGCGGCGACGAAGACGTTCTACGGCACCGACGGCGCCAGCGGCCCGTACGTCTTCCTCGACCGTGCCTTCTGGACCGAGACGCTACCGGTGCAGACCGTGCTGGGGCCGCTGCTGGCACTGTCCCCGGCCGGCGACCTGTCCCCGCTGATCCGGCTCACCGACGACGTCCACGAGGCGGTCGAACTGCTCACCGCCACCCCGCTACCGCCGGTCGTGCCCGCCCAGGCCACCCGGTCCGGCTGA
- a CDS encoding MerR family transcriptional regulator, with protein sequence MRLLTIGAFARAAGLTVKALRIYADLGLLRPAAVDPDSGYRYYDPEQLELARLVATLRRSGMPLRRIRQVCAHWPDGPATVAGEISDWWSATQADVAARQRLVTSLVDELQTRRATMIDQQSGFELHSAARTDIGRVRTSNEDQAYAAGRLVAVADGAAGPGGAAASAAVIRALARLGTDPAQVTGAALARAADDAVGQVRAQTGKAPVSTLTALLAVGDRFELVHVGDTRAYRCRGGELVQLTRDDSYVQALVDEGRLDPALAQAHRQRALLTQALDGTGGVRPAYATHPLVAYDRYLLCSDGVWAVVPDAVLATAVGAGHDPAQTVRTVIDLAYRAGAPDNVACAVVEVVPRSAGPGGLGGHDRR encoded by the coding sequence ATGCGGCTGCTCACCATCGGTGCGTTCGCCCGAGCGGCCGGACTGACCGTCAAGGCCCTGCGGATCTACGCCGACCTGGGACTGCTGCGACCGGCGGCGGTCGACCCGGACTCCGGCTACCGGTACTACGACCCGGAGCAGTTGGAGTTGGCCAGGTTGGTGGCCACGTTGCGGCGTAGCGGCATGCCGCTACGCCGGATCAGGCAGGTCTGCGCGCACTGGCCGGACGGCCCGGCGACCGTCGCCGGGGAGATATCCGACTGGTGGTCGGCCACCCAGGCCGATGTGGCGGCCAGGCAACGACTCGTGACCAGCCTCGTCGACGAACTCCAGACGAGGAGAGCGACGATGATCGATCAACAATCCGGGTTCGAGCTGCACAGCGCCGCCCGGACCGACATCGGCAGGGTGCGGACCAGCAACGAGGACCAGGCGTACGCCGCAGGCCGGTTGGTGGCCGTCGCCGACGGTGCCGCCGGGCCGGGCGGGGCCGCGGCGAGCGCCGCCGTGATCAGGGCGCTGGCGCGGCTCGGCACCGATCCGGCCCAGGTGACCGGTGCTGCGTTGGCCCGTGCGGCCGACGACGCGGTAGGCCAGGTGCGGGCTCAGACAGGTAAGGCACCGGTCAGCACCCTGACCGCGTTGCTGGCTGTCGGCGACCGGTTCGAACTGGTGCATGTCGGCGACACCCGGGCGTACCGGTGCCGGGGTGGTGAACTGGTCCAGCTCACCCGCGACGACAGCTACGTGCAGGCGCTTGTCGACGAGGGTCGGCTCGATCCGGCGCTCGCCCAGGCCCATCGGCAGCGGGCGCTGCTGACCCAGGCGCTGGACGGCACCGGCGGCGTCCGGCCGGCGTACGCGACGCATCCGCTGGTCGCGTACGACCGGTATCTGCTCTGCTCGGACGGTGTCTGGGCGGTCGTGCCGGACGCCGTCCTGGCCACCGCCGTCGGCGCCGGGCACGACCCGGCGCAGACGGTACGCACGGTGATCGACCTCGCGTACCGGGCGGGTGCCCCGGACAACGTCGCCTGCGCGGTCGTCGAGGTCGTGCCGCGCTCAGCCGGACCGGGTGGCCTGGGCGGGCACGACCGGCGGTAG
- a CDS encoding metallophosphoesterase family protein — protein sequence MRIAVLSDIHGVLPALEAVLAEPDVRSADQIVLVGDLAAGPQPVETLDALTALGDRAVWVRGNADRELVTARRGGGSTIPDPVAPWAAGQLRPDQVDLLAALPLTVTLDLPVRGPTLFCHATPRDDEEVVLVDSRPQRWAEVFAGLDDSVRTVVCGHTHMPFVRLVDRRTVVNPGSVGMPYGGPGAFWALLEADGGVTLRVTGFDVDAGCARVAAESTYPQAATWADYYLRSKASDLEALRVFGPRDGRPDQ from the coding sequence ATGCGGATCGCGGTCCTGTCCGACATCCACGGAGTGCTTCCGGCGTTGGAGGCCGTGCTCGCCGAGCCAGACGTCCGGTCAGCCGACCAGATCGTGCTCGTCGGCGACCTGGCGGCCGGTCCGCAGCCGGTCGAGACTCTGGACGCCCTGACCGCCCTCGGCGACCGGGCCGTCTGGGTGCGCGGCAACGCCGACCGCGAGCTGGTCACCGCCCGGCGCGGCGGCGGATCGACCATCCCGGACCCGGTCGCGCCCTGGGCTGCCGGGCAGCTCCGGCCGGATCAGGTGGACCTGTTGGCCGCGCTGCCCCTGACCGTCACCCTCGACCTGCCGGTACGCGGGCCCACCCTGTTCTGCCACGCCACTCCCCGCGACGACGAGGAGGTGGTGCTGGTGGACAGCCGGCCACAGCGCTGGGCGGAGGTCTTCGCCGGGCTGGACGACAGTGTTCGAACCGTGGTCTGTGGGCACACGCACATGCCGTTCGTCCGGCTCGTCGACCGCCGCACGGTGGTCAATCCGGGCAGCGTCGGGATGCCGTACGGCGGTCCGGGCGCATTCTGGGCGCTACTCGAAGCCGACGGTGGGGTGACCCTGCGGGTAACCGGCTTCGACGTCGATGCCGGCTGCGCCCGAGTGGCCGCCGAGTCGACCTATCCACAGGCCGCGACCTGGGCCGACTACTACCTACGGTCGAAGGCTTCCGATCTGGAGGCGCTGCGGGTGTTCGGCCCCCGCGACGGACGACCCGACCAATGA